Genomic window (Desulforapulum autotrophicum HRM2):
GCTATTTCAGGGACATAATTTTTGCCACCAGGACGTCAAGGTCCACGGGTTTCTGGAAATAACCCGACGCCCCCATATCCATGACCAGGGTCTGATCCCGTTCGTCACCATGGCCGGTAAGGATAATGACGCTGATGTCAGTGTGTTCGGCCTTGACCCGTTCGAGGACATCAACCCCGCCCATGCCCGGCATTTTAAGATCCAGCACCATCACCCGGGGAGGGGTGGATTC
Coding sequences:
- a CDS encoding response regulator, encoding MGRITVLLVDDEREFVDTLAERITMRSFDTLVAYSGEQALSMIESTPPRVMVLDLKMPGMGGVDVLERVKAEHTDISVIILTGHGDERDQTLVMDMGASGYFQKPVDLDVLVAKIMSLK